From Caldicellulosiruptor hydrothermalis 108, a single genomic window includes:
- a CDS encoding carbohydrate ABC transporter permease, which translates to MSGMTKKFSFADVIKYLILVLWACTTILPLLWVLNNSFKESNEILLNPMKLPSKLSFFNYSQLISYGNMNIFRGFLNSLIISGSVVLLVLLFGGFAAYVIARFDFKLTGIVKIFFTGAMLVPAFSIVIPSLVILRKLGLNGSYLALILPQTAGLLPFATLTLAGFMKTLPVELEEAAIIDGAGVLRIFFRIIVPLSIPGLVTAAIFVFLWSYNDLFMSLIFIPIREKQPICVLLSLVSSIYGTNYGAMMAALIITVLPVIILYVFLQEYVIKGMTAGAIKG; encoded by the coding sequence ATGAGTGGAATGACTAAAAAATTCAGCTTTGCTGACGTGATTAAATATCTCATTCTTGTCCTGTGGGCGTGTACAACTATTTTACCACTTTTATGGGTTTTAAATAATTCATTTAAGGAGAGCAATGAGATTCTTTTAAATCCAATGAAATTACCATCAAAGCTTTCATTTTTCAACTACAGTCAATTAATAAGCTATGGGAACATGAATATATTTAGAGGATTTCTTAACAGCCTAATTATTTCAGGTAGTGTAGTCTTATTGGTTTTACTTTTTGGCGGTTTTGCCGCATACGTCATTGCAAGATTTGATTTCAAGTTAACTGGAATTGTTAAGATTTTTTTCACAGGCGCTATGTTGGTGCCAGCATTTTCAATAGTAATCCCATCATTGGTAATATTAAGAAAATTAGGTTTAAATGGTAGTTACTTAGCACTGATACTGCCCCAGACAGCTGGGCTTTTACCTTTTGCAACTTTGACTTTAGCAGGATTTATGAAAACCTTGCCAGTTGAACTTGAAGAGGCAGCTATAATAGATGGTGCTGGTGTTCTTAGAATATTTTTCAGGATAATTGTTCCTTTATCTATTCCAGGTTTAGTGACAGCGGCAATTTTTGTTTTTCTGTGGTCATACAATGACTTATTTATGTCACTCATATTTATACCTATTCGAGAAAAGCAGCCTATATGTGTACTGCTTTCCCTCGTTTCGAGTATTTATGGAACTAACTATGGAGCAATGATGGCAGCATTAATTATTACAGTTTTGCCGGTTATAATCTTATATGTATTCTTGCAGGAATATGTAATCAAGGGTATGACAGCAGGTGCAATCAAAGGTTGA
- a CDS encoding SIS domain-containing protein, whose protein sequence is MHKMLKEIYEQPSVMKRCFESNVEIIRLIARNVKDRNINNIIFVARGSSDNAATFGKYIIEILSGIPAGLAAPSVASLYKKNLQLEKTCVIGVSQPGQSEDICSFLDMAKANGAMTIAITNNPSSKLSLIAEYKLNMNVGIEEAVAATKSFTAEIVLLELFAAFLAEDDKLVFDLSNIENIFEEVLGKEEIIRENIERFRYMNECFILGRGVSFPVALEFALKIQETSYVRAKGFSTSDFRHGPLAMIDKNIPVFIIAPVDETIEDNIEIAERLTKEGIDIITFSDSDKLNKKACKYVEIKKDLNKFIKPLFVIPLIQLFSYYLCVLKGNNPDKPRHLSKVTITK, encoded by the coding sequence ATGCATAAGATGCTAAAAGAAATTTATGAACAACCTTCTGTGATGAAGAGATGTTTTGAGAGCAATGTGGAAATTATAAGGCTTATTGCAAGAAATGTTAAAGATAGAAACATAAACAACATCATATTTGTTGCACGGGGTTCGTCTGACAACGCAGCGACATTTGGAAAATATATAATTGAAATATTATCAGGAATTCCAGCAGGGCTTGCAGCACCATCAGTTGCATCACTTTATAAAAAGAATCTTCAATTGGAAAAAACCTGTGTGATAGGTGTATCTCAACCTGGGCAATCAGAAGATATTTGTAGTTTTTTGGATATGGCAAAAGCAAATGGAGCGATGACCATTGCTATAACAAACAATCCGAGTTCTAAATTATCGCTTATTGCAGAGTATAAATTAAATATGAATGTTGGGATAGAAGAAGCCGTTGCAGCCACCAAAAGTTTTACTGCAGAAATAGTACTTTTAGAGCTTTTTGCAGCTTTTTTGGCAGAAGACGATAAGTTGGTTTTTGACCTATCAAATATTGAAAACATATTTGAAGAAGTACTTGGCAAAGAAGAAATAATTAGGGAAAATATCGAAAGATTTAGATATATGAACGAATGCTTTATTCTCGGACGAGGTGTCAGCTTCCCTGTAGCACTTGAATTTGCGCTAAAAATTCAGGAAACAAGTTATGTAAGGGCAAAAGGCTTTTCAACTTCTGATTTTAGGCATGGCCCTTTGGCAATGATAGATAAAAACATACCTGTGTTTATAATAGCCCCAGTTGATGAGACTATTGAAGATAATATAGAGATTGCAGAAAGATTGACCAAAGAAGGGATTGATATAATAACATTTAGTGATTCGGATAAGCTAAATAAGAAAGCTTGTAAATACGTAGAAATAAAAAAGGATTTGAATAAATTTATAAAACCTTTGTTTGTAATACCTCTGATACAGCTTTTTTCATATTATTTGTGTGTGTTAAAAGGAAATAATCCGGATAAACCTCGACATTTAAGTAAGGTGACCATTACAAAATAA
- a CDS encoding response regulator transcription factor has protein sequence MKKVVIVDDEEIIREGLKTFVNWKKLNYEVVALAENGTEGLYIVEKYKPDIIITDIRMFGLNGLEMIKEIKKKNKKSKIIIITAYRNIEYAQEAIKLGVFRLLFKPAKTDEIEKAVQEAIEEMEYERITDDKEALRQCVLQVIKRQKNEGEEKPLSFMASKILSYLLENYYKEISLQELAEEFYISHWHLSKLIKKELGLNYTDLINIIRIEQAKRLLAIPRYRVNEVGSMVGYNDNTYFCRVFKKLTGMSPQEYRNKYFVN, from the coding sequence ATGAAAAAGGTAGTAATAGTAGATGATGAGGAAATTATAAGAGAAGGTCTTAAGACTTTCGTTAATTGGAAAAAATTAAATTATGAGGTTGTAGCTTTAGCTGAGAATGGTACTGAGGGATTGTACATAGTGGAAAAATATAAGCCAGACATTATTATCACTGACATCAGGATGTTTGGCCTAAATGGACTTGAGATGATAAAAGAGATAAAAAAGAAAAATAAAAAGAGTAAAATTATAATTATCACCGCCTACCGTAACATTGAATATGCACAAGAAGCAATTAAACTTGGAGTTTTTAGATTGCTTTTTAAGCCAGCCAAAACTGATGAAATTGAAAAAGCTGTGCAAGAAGCAATTGAGGAGATGGAATATGAAAGAATTACTGATGACAAAGAAGCTTTAAGGCAGTGTGTACTGCAGGTTATTAAAAGACAAAAAAACGAGGGAGAAGAAAAACCTTTAAGCTTTATGGCGAGCAAAATATTAAGCTACCTTTTAGAAAATTACTACAAAGAAATTTCTCTGCAAGAGTTGGCTGAAGAATTTTATATCAGTCACTGGCACCTCAGCAAATTGATCAAAAAGGAACTAGGTTTGAACTATACTGATTTAATCAATATTATCAGAATTGAACAAGCGAAAAGACTTTTAGCAATTCCACGGTATCGCGTCAATGAAGTTGGCAGTATGGTTGGATATAACGATAACACTTATTTTTGTAGAGTGTTTAAGAAACTTACAGGAATGTCTCCACAAGAATATAGAAATAAATATTTTGTAAATTAA
- a CDS encoding sensor histidine kinase, protein MKYIKSLFRLTSIKFKLLLALVVITCIPTLILGYIGYLKYTEILKDKFLKSQEVNIIQISSIIEYYTQNIYNFTQEVLYDNSIYNFYKALIDRNDDSELFDYIFKKDFEGYLNSLLLSRNDINLIAFNFSVNNSLYYVSRENEKLESLDVCTIYQKAKITAGKPIIYVKPINKFYSDVYIGRIVYDRNTLDEIGLLIIKMNLNKMYDSITTLKIKNYDAIAFAYRDKLIYVNFSNSTNLTGLEDLIVKQHKFELSSKFKNNYYFVKSDVPISGWTCYMFFSKKFLLNEINLVSKTLFILFIITVFLSLLLINYIYLDITSPINQLIKYMKKVENGEIQIKIESNRKDEFGYLISSFNRMTEKINHLINQVYKARLIAKDAQIKALQAQINPHFLFNTLDVINWKAKFLGAEEISEMITALATLLEYSINREDSTLVSLQRELEYIDSYIFLVCKRNNHLRNLNFIKDIKGNDLLNYKIPFMTLQPIIENCIKHAFDSSIKDPTILIEIQEYNNNLIIKVKDNGKGIEPEKLAHINNKLNKIPDFSEKDSCGIGLLNVHRRLRLLFGNQYRLLLNSTVGSGTEIILTIPASK, encoded by the coding sequence ATGAAATACATCAAGTCTCTATTCCGTCTGACATCAATAAAGTTTAAATTACTTCTTGCACTTGTTGTTATAACTTGTATACCAACTCTTATACTGGGATATATAGGATATCTTAAATATACTGAAATATTAAAAGACAAATTTTTAAAATCTCAAGAAGTAAATATAATTCAAATTTCAAGTATCATAGAATATTATACTCAAAACATATATAACTTTACCCAAGAAGTCTTATATGATAACTCCATATACAATTTTTATAAGGCATTGATTGACAGGAATGATGATTCAGAACTTTTTGATTATATATTTAAAAAAGATTTTGAAGGATATCTAAACTCATTGCTTTTGTCAAGAAATGATATAAATTTAATAGCTTTCAATTTTTCAGTAAACAATAGTCTTTATTATGTCAGTCGTGAGAATGAAAAGCTTGAAAGCCTAGATGTTTGTACAATTTACCAGAAAGCTAAAATAACAGCAGGAAAGCCCATTATATATGTAAAGCCAATTAATAAATTCTACTCTGATGTTTACATAGGAAGAATAGTATACGACAGAAACACCCTAGATGAAATTGGATTACTTATTATTAAGATGAATTTAAACAAAATGTATGACTCCATAACAACATTAAAAATAAAAAACTATGATGCCATTGCTTTTGCATACCGAGATAAGCTAATTTATGTTAATTTTTCAAATTCAACTAATTTAACTGGCCTTGAAGATTTAATTGTTAAACAACACAAATTTGAGCTTAGCAGCAAGTTCAAAAATAATTACTATTTTGTCAAGTCTGACGTGCCTATTTCTGGTTGGACATGTTATATGTTTTTTTCAAAGAAGTTCCTATTAAATGAAATAAATTTAGTATCTAAAACGCTTTTCATTCTCTTCATCATTACTGTGTTTTTATCATTGCTACTAATTAATTATATTTATTTGGACATAACTTCACCAATCAATCAACTAATTAAATACATGAAAAAGGTTGAAAATGGAGAAATTCAGATAAAAATTGAATCGAATAGAAAGGATGAGTTTGGTTATTTAATCTCTTCGTTTAATAGAATGACCGAAAAGATAAACCATTTAATCAACCAAGTATACAAAGCCCGGCTTATTGCAAAGGATGCACAAATAAAAGCTCTTCAAGCACAAATAAACCCGCACTTTTTGTTCAATACTCTGGATGTTATCAATTGGAAAGCTAAATTCTTAGGAGCAGAAGAGATCTCTGAAATGATCACAGCATTAGCTACTCTTTTGGAGTACAGCATAAATCGTGAAGACTCAACTTTAGTGTCACTACAAAGAGAATTGGAATATATTGATAGTTATATATTTTTGGTCTGTAAGAGGAATAATCATCTCAGAAATCTAAATTTCATAAAAGATATAAAGGGCAATGATTTGTTAAATTATAAAATCCCATTCATGACGTTGCAGCCAATAATAGAAAATTGTATTAAGCATGCCTTTGACTCTAGTATAAAAGACCCTACAATTCTAATAGAAATTCAGGAGTACAATAACAATCTGATCATAAAAGTGAAAGATAACGGCAAAGGTATCGAGCCAGAGAAGCTTGCGCATATTAATAATAAGCTCAATAAAATACCTGATTTTTCAGAAAAAGATAGTTGTGGAATTGGTCTTTTAAATGTTCACAGGCGTCTTAGACTTTTGTTTGGAAATCAATATAGGCTTTTATTAAATAGCACAGTTGGCAGTGGCACAGAAATTATACTGACAATTCCTGCTTCAAAGTAG
- a CDS encoding phosphoglucomutase/phosphomannomutase family protein yields MIKFGTGGWRAIIGDDFTKENIQKVAQAVSIYMKEKGIDSDGIVLGYDRRFLSDKAARWFSEVLSANGIKIFFINKVAPTPLVMFTVKKLNTKFGATVTASHNPADYNGIKLFIEEGRDAPLEVTSEIEAIANSLPSDSIKRLKFEKAIDNGFIEIIDPFDDYIDAILSMVDIEAIKKRKLRILLDPMYGVSRTSLQTILITARCDVDTIHERHDTLFGGRLPSPTTSTLYRLKHLVVEKGYDLGIGTDGDADRVGIVDEKGNFIHPNDILVLLYYYFLKYKGWKGPAVRNLATTHLLDRIASSFGEKCYEVPVGFKYISAKMEETGAIIGGESSGGLTIKGHIKGKDGIFAATLLVELICKTGRKLSEILEEIQRIYGVLYMEENDFSLEPEEKEKIWEILFDKKHLPDFPFEISNVSYIDGVKVYFKNGGWVLARFSGTEPLLRIYSEMDDKEQAQEVCRIFAEFLNLR; encoded by the coding sequence ATGATTAAGTTTGGGACAGGCGGATGGCGTGCCATCATAGGCGATGATTTTACAAAGGAGAACATTCAAAAGGTAGCTCAGGCAGTTAGCATTTATATGAAAGAAAAAGGTATTGATTCAGATGGAATTGTACTTGGATACGATCGCCGTTTTCTTTCTGATAAAGCTGCTCGGTGGTTTTCTGAAGTGCTCTCTGCAAATGGTATAAAGATTTTCTTTATTAACAAAGTTGCTCCCACACCCCTTGTAATGTTCACAGTTAAAAAGCTCAATACAAAATTTGGTGCGACAGTAACTGCAAGTCATAATCCTGCAGATTACAATGGTATAAAACTGTTTATAGAAGAAGGAAGAGATGCGCCATTGGAGGTAACTTCTGAAATTGAAGCAATAGCAAATAGTTTGCCAAGTGATTCTATAAAACGTCTTAAATTTGAAAAGGCTATTGATAATGGCTTTATTGAGATAATTGACCCATTTGACGATTATATAGACGCCATCCTTAGTATGGTTGATATTGAAGCAATAAAAAAGCGAAAACTACGGATACTTCTTGACCCAATGTATGGAGTATCACGGACTTCTCTGCAAACAATATTAATTACTGCAAGATGTGATGTAGATACTATCCACGAAAGGCACGACACCCTATTTGGCGGAAGACTGCCATCGCCCACAACTTCTACACTTTATCGTTTAAAACATTTAGTTGTTGAAAAAGGATACGATTTAGGAATTGGAACAGATGGCGATGCTGACAGAGTAGGTATAGTAGATGAAAAAGGCAATTTTATTCACCCAAATGATATCTTAGTCTTGCTTTACTATTATTTCCTAAAGTATAAAGGGTGGAAAGGTCCAGCTGTGCGCAACTTAGCTACTACACACTTGCTTGACAGAATTGCAAGTTCGTTTGGGGAAAAATGCTACGAAGTACCAGTTGGTTTTAAGTATATAAGCGCTAAAATGGAAGAGACCGGCGCGATAATAGGTGGAGAGAGCAGTGGAGGTCTAACAATCAAAGGCCACATAAAAGGAAAAGATGGTATCTTTGCCGCTACTTTGTTAGTAGAACTTATCTGTAAAACTGGTAGGAAACTGTCTGAAATTCTTGAAGAAATACAACGAATATATGGGGTACTGTATATGGAAGAAAACGATTTTTCTCTTGAGCCTGAAGAAAAAGAAAAAATCTGGGAAATACTTTTTGACAAAAAGCATCTTCCTGATTTTCCTTTTGAAATCTCTAATGTTAGCTATATTGACGGTGTAAAAGTATACTTTAAAAATGGTGGTTGGGTATTGGCAAGATTTTCTGGAACAGAACCCCTTCTTAGAATATATAGCGAAATGGATGATAAAGAACAGGCACAAGAAGTGTGTAGGATATTTGCTGAGTTTTTGAATCTCAGATAA
- a CDS encoding GH36-type glycosyl hydrolase domain-containing protein — protein MRYGYFDNQNREYVIERPDIPVSWTNYLGVKDMCTVISHNAGGYSFYKTPQYHRITRFRQNGVPLDRPGHYVYLRDDETGDYWSISWQPVGKSLSIAKYVCRHGLSYSKFICDYNNIHAEQWLFIPLDDAVEIWDVRVKNTGISRRKLSIFTYAEFSYHHIEIDNQNLQMSLYASGSSYKDGIIEYDFFYIPDMYHFFASNFEPDSFDCVRDIFIGNYRTETNPIAVEKGMCSNSEDLTGNHCASLHKRFILEPGEEKRFIFMLGVGDRNKGREIKEKYSKFENVDNSFYELKKYWDDKLSVFQCTTPHEGLNTMINIWNLYQAETCVVWSRFASFIEVGGRTGLGYRDTAQDAMSIPHTNPQKCKQRIIELLKAQTSEGYGLHLFEPEWFEEDDTPKPKFKSPTIVPKPKKDSIIHGIEDACSDDALWLIPTISEYIKETGEIEFLDMIIPFADKGQASVYEHMKRIIDFTAKHVGPHGIAKGLRADWNDCLNLGDGESAMVSMLHYWALQSFIEIARYLGKREDVEKYSALAENIKKVCNDVLWDGRWYLRGITANGLKIGSNECEEGKIYLESNAWAVVSGVADYERGISAMDAVYEYLFSKYGLHLLHPPYSKPNDEIGFVTRVYKGIKENGAIFSHANTWAWVAECKLGRGSRAMELYNALLPYNQNDIIEIRESEPYSYCQFVYGKYHKSFGKARHPWLTGTAGWAYHAVTHWILGIRPTFDGLVIDPCIPSNWDKFEVIRKFRGATYKITVHNPNRVEKGVKNITLNGKDLEKNFVSVQPKGSINEVIVVMG, from the coding sequence ATGAGATACGGTTACTTTGACAACCAAAATAGAGAATACGTAATCGAGCGTCCTGATATCCCTGTTTCCTGGACAAACTATTTGGGTGTTAAAGATATGTGTACAGTAATCTCACATAATGCAGGTGGCTATAGCTTTTATAAAACACCTCAATACCACAGAATAACAAGATTTAGACAAAATGGTGTACCTCTTGACAGACCTGGTCACTATGTTTACTTAAGAGATGATGAGACAGGAGATTATTGGAGTATTTCATGGCAACCAGTAGGAAAAAGTTTGAGCATTGCTAAATATGTTTGCCGACATGGTCTTTCCTATTCTAAGTTCATCTGCGATTACAACAATATTCATGCTGAGCAGTGGCTTTTTATACCTCTTGATGATGCAGTTGAGATTTGGGATGTTAGAGTAAAAAATACAGGAATTAGCAGAAGAAAACTGAGTATTTTTACTTATGCTGAGTTTTCATATCATCATATAGAAATTGACAATCAAAATCTTCAAATGAGTCTTTATGCAAGTGGTTCAAGCTACAAAGACGGTATTATAGAATACGACTTTTTCTATATACCCGATATGTACCACTTCTTCGCTTCTAACTTTGAACCAGATAGTTTTGATTGTGTAAGAGATATTTTCATAGGCAATTACAGAACAGAAACAAACCCAATTGCTGTTGAAAAAGGTATGTGTTCAAACAGTGAGGATCTTACTGGAAACCACTGTGCTTCTCTGCACAAGAGATTTATATTAGAACCTGGTGAAGAAAAAAGATTTATCTTCATGCTGGGCGTGGGAGATAGAAATAAAGGTAGAGAAATCAAAGAAAAATATAGTAAGTTTGAAAATGTCGACAATAGCTTTTATGAACTCAAAAAATACTGGGATGATAAACTTTCTGTTTTTCAGTGCACAACACCTCATGAGGGCTTGAATACAATGATAAACATTTGGAATTTATATCAAGCAGAAACATGTGTTGTATGGTCAAGGTTTGCATCTTTTATAGAAGTTGGTGGAAGGACAGGTCTTGGATATAGAGACACTGCTCAAGATGCAATGTCAATTCCGCATACTAATCCTCAAAAATGCAAACAAAGAATTATTGAGCTATTAAAAGCTCAGACAAGTGAAGGGTATGGACTGCATCTATTTGAGCCTGAGTGGTTTGAAGAGGATGATACGCCAAAACCAAAATTCAAATCTCCCACCATAGTGCCCAAACCCAAAAAAGATAGTATAATCCATGGAATTGAAGATGCCTGCTCAGACGATGCGTTGTGGCTTATTCCCACAATAAGTGAATATATAAAAGAAACTGGTGAAATTGAATTTCTTGATATGATAATTCCTTTTGCTGATAAAGGCCAAGCCTCGGTTTATGAACACATGAAACGAATTATTGACTTTACAGCAAAACATGTAGGCCCGCATGGAATAGCCAAGGGATTGAGAGCTGATTGGAACGACTGCCTAAACCTTGGCGATGGTGAAAGTGCAATGGTCTCTATGCTTCATTACTGGGCTTTGCAATCTTTCATTGAAATTGCCAGATATCTTGGAAAAAGAGAAGATGTTGAAAAATATTCGGCCTTAGCAGAAAATATTAAAAAAGTTTGCAATGATGTGCTATGGGATGGTAGATGGTATTTACGCGGAATAACAGCAAATGGCTTAAAAATTGGAAGCAATGAATGTGAAGAAGGAAAAATTTATTTAGAATCAAATGCATGGGCAGTAGTATCTGGTGTTGCAGACTATGAGCGTGGAATATCAGCAATGGATGCTGTATATGAATATCTTTTTTCTAAATATGGTCTGCACCTTTTACATCCTCCATACTCAAAACCAAATGATGAGATTGGTTTTGTAACAAGAGTTTATAAAGGAATTAAAGAAAATGGGGCAATTTTTAGCCATGCAAATACATGGGCATGGGTTGCCGAATGCAAGCTTGGACGGGGCTCAAGAGCAATGGAGCTTTATAATGCGCTCCTTCCTTACAATCAAAACGACATCATTGAAATCCGTGAATCAGAACCATACAGCTATTGTCAATTCGTTTATGGAAAATATCACAAATCTTTTGGCAAAGCAAGACATCCTTGGCTTACTGGAACAGCTGGATGGGCTTATCATGCAGTCACACATTGGATTCTGGGTATAAGACCAACCTTCGACGGTCTTGTTATTGACCCATGTATACCAAGCAATTGGGACAAATTTGAGGTAATTAGAAAATTCAGAGGAGCAACATATAAGATTACAGTCCATAATCCAAATAGAGTGGAAAAAGGAGTAAAGAATATTACGCTAAATGGTAAAGATCTTGAAAAAAATTTTGTTTCTGTTCAGCCCAAGGGTAGTATCAATGAAGTTATTGTAGTAATGGGGTAA
- a CDS encoding GNAT family N-acetyltransferase → MEFRTLKESELEKWFYHCASVFGENRNLDFWLDYFKRHYFNDPFRDINSIFVAADGSSIASTVRLFYRKIYFHGKEITVGGIGEVSTKPQYRGMGLASKLLRMAIDTMREKKLSISILFASLHNFYGKLGYKVLTREFCLLDRNIFRKYYESKVAQAREVKEIKLSDNDIEIMDEIYKVYSANFNGPVVRNREYWLNWVKFEPKTSLGYFIDGRLAAYLFYRKNGKEVIILEYGCFDSSNKEIPLIEFIKFIINNENAEAIKYPKAIGLELTGCTEFKDNSLMLNLITPFKLEGLLVDSTERLISILTREPDKFLFWGTDNF, encoded by the coding sequence ATGGAATTTAGAACCTTAAAAGAATCAGAACTTGAAAAATGGTTTTACCACTGTGCAAGTGTTTTTGGAGAAAATCGAAATTTAGATTTTTGGCTTGATTATTTTAAAAGACATTATTTCAATGACCCTTTCAGAGATATTAACAGCATTTTTGTTGCAGCAGACGGCAGCAGCATAGCAAGTACAGTAAGATTATTTTACAGAAAGATATACTTTCATGGTAAAGAAATAACTGTTGGTGGAATAGGAGAGGTCAGTACAAAACCTCAGTACAGAGGAATGGGGCTTGCATCAAAGTTACTTCGCATGGCAATAGATACAATGAGAGAGAAAAAGCTTTCTATTTCTATTCTTTTTGCGTCACTTCATAATTTTTATGGCAAACTTGGCTATAAAGTATTGACGAGGGAATTTTGTTTACTTGACAGAAATATCTTTCGTAAATATTATGAATCTAAAGTTGCTCAGGCAAGAGAAGTAAAAGAAATAAAATTATCAGACAATGATATTGAAATTATGGATGAGATCTACAAGGTTTATTCGGCTAATTTTAATGGTCCTGTTGTTAGAAACAGAGAATATTGGCTTAACTGGGTTAAATTTGAGCCTAAAACAAGCTTGGGATATTTTATTGATGGCAGATTGGCTGCATATTTGTTTTATAGAAAAAATGGCAAAGAAGTAATTATACTGGAATATGGCTGCTTTGACTCATCAAACAAAGAGATACCTTTGATAGAGTTTATAAAATTTATTATAAACAATGAAAATGCAGAAGCAATTAAATATCCAAAGGCAATTGGCCTTGAGCTTACTGGGTGTACTGAGTTTAAAGACAATAGTTTGATGTTAAATCTTATTACTCCTTTCAAGCTGGAAGGCTTACTTGTCGATTCAACTGAAAGACTGATAAGTATCCTGACAAGAGAGCCAGATAAATTTCTGTTTTGGGGCACTGATAATTTTTAA
- a CDS encoding beta-N-acetylhexosaminidase, with translation MFKIVPKPKKLDFTGKWFDFDGFENFPDFISREFSIPKGSWKIEIVERPGTGISIEDKKVKVWGNVNVAYATLVQLLIQRKDALPQVTVEEEFRFSFRGFHLDIARGGVPSFSTFKNILRWLFLLKYNYFAIYFEDLFLWEKHPKIGAGRGRLTKEELKEIIEYGKNLGIEVFPSLELTGHMENILSIPEYSKYSEWYLPREGCLDLSNEEAKKFAYELLEEVLEFFPSKYVHIGGDETWALGRGKSLEKNWIFEGPKLYEEHHKNMIDIVEKYGKIPIMWGDMLTGMFLKPNEKQVWGKLLQSDIWQRVILANWDYAAMPKEHFINRIESFGDKYQSNQIVCPGFSNWDRFYPDFEVAIENIKNFIDAAKTKGFQGFLVTAWGDDGEECLFSFLYPLLIATIELAEGDGKWEESFIILSGESEKLLDVRKVFGTSKIANNIKGLLYGNKEVVQMGTSEEQGLKRYFEEALQKVIGVNLPEDLAFIRQAIRVAIKRLENTVTAADLIELGSYYCRLWRKERKKEGLDRIVERFWAAAGKVSLELEES, from the coding sequence ATGTTTAAAATTGTTCCAAAGCCTAAAAAACTTGATTTCACAGGGAAATGGTTTGACTTTGATGGTTTTGAAAACTTTCCAGATTTCATTTCAAGGGAGTTTTCAATACCAAAAGGCTCATGGAAGATAGAGATTGTCGAAAGACCTGGAACAGGTATTTCAATAGAGGACAAAAAAGTAAAGGTCTGGGGAAATGTTAATGTTGCTTATGCCACCTTAGTTCAGCTCTTAATTCAAAGAAAAGATGCACTGCCGCAAGTCACAGTAGAAGAAGAATTTAGATTTTCTTTTAGAGGCTTTCATCTTGATATTGCAAGGGGCGGAGTGCCCAGTTTTTCAACTTTTAAAAACATATTGAGATGGCTATTTTTGCTCAAATATAACTACTTTGCAATATACTTTGAAGACCTTTTTCTATGGGAAAAACATCCTAAGATAGGTGCAGGTAGAGGAAGATTAACAAAAGAGGAGTTAAAAGAAATTATAGAGTACGGCAAAAATCTTGGAATAGAAGTATTTCCATCCTTAGAGTTAACAGGTCATATGGAGAATATTTTATCAATTCCAGAGTACTCCAAATACAGTGAATGGTATTTGCCAAGAGAAGGATGCCTTGACTTGTCGAATGAAGAAGCAAAAAAATTCGCTTATGAACTTTTAGAAGAAGTATTAGAGTTTTTCCCATCTAAGTACGTTCACATCGGCGGGGATGAGACATGGGCACTCGGCAGAGGAAAAAGCTTGGAAAAGAATTGGATATTTGAAGGGCCAAAGCTATACGAAGAACATCATAAGAACATGATAGATATTGTAGAAAAGTATGGTAAGATACCTATCATGTGGGGAGATATGCTAACAGGCATGTTTCTCAAGCCAAATGAAAAACAGGTATGGGGAAAACTTTTGCAAAGCGATATATGGCAAAGGGTAATTTTAGCCAACTGGGATTATGCAGCAATGCCTAAAGAACATTTTATAAACAGAATTGAAAGCTTTGGAGATAAATACCAATCAAATCAGATAGTGTGTCCGGGTTTTTCTAATTGGGACAGGTTTTATCCTGATTTTGAAGTAGCAATTGAGAACATAAAAAATTTTATTGATGCAGCAAAGACAAAAGGTTTTCAAGGCTTTTTGGTGACAGCCTGGGGCGATGATGGTGAGGAGTGTTTGTTTAGTTTTTTATATCCATTGCTCATTGCTACCATTGAGCTTGCTGAAGGTGATGGAAAGTGGGAAGAAAGTTTTATTATTCTTTCTGGTGAAAGTGAGAAACTACTTGATGTACGAAAAGTCTTTGGTACGTCGAAAATTGCAAATAATATAAAAGGTCTGTTGTATGGAAACAAAGAGGTTGTGCAAATGGGGACTTCTGAGGAACAAGGGTTAAAAAGATATTTTGAAGAAGCTTTGCAAAAGGTTATTGGGGTAAATCTTCCTGAAGATTTAGCATTTATCCGGCAGGCTATAAGAGTAGCGATAAAAAGGCTTGAGAATACTGTGACAGCAGCTGATTTAATTGAGCTTGGAAGTTATTACTGCAGGCTGTGGCGTAAAGAGAGGAAAAAGGAAGGGCTTGATAGGATTGTTGAAAGGTTTTGGGCAGCAGCTGGCAAAGTTAGCTTAGAATTGGAAGAAAGTTAA